The genomic segment CTGTAAAAAAATATAATTTTTGCCATCTTTTAGCGGTAATGAAACAGATTTTTATTATTTTTGTTTTCTGAATTTTACAACTAAACAATAAGAAATAGATTATGCGTGTTATTATCGAAAAAGATTATGAGAAGCTGTCAAAGTGGGCAGCTGATCATGTAGTTGAAACAATTAACAGATTTCAACCAACTGCTGAACGTCCTTTTGTTCTGGGTTTGCCAACCGGTTCTTCACCTCAGGGCATGTATGCCAATCTGGTAAAGGCGGTAAAAGAAGGCAAGGTTTCGTTCAAGCATGTCATCACCTTCAATATGGATGAATATGTAGGTTTGCCGGAATCTCATCCTGAGAGCTATCACTCTTTCATGGCTACCAATCTCTTCAATCATATCGACTGTCCTAAGGAGAATATTCATATCCTGAACGGTAATGCCGAGAACCTGGAAGAGGAGTGCCGTCATTATGAGCAGATGATAGAAGAAGCGGGTGGCATCGACCTCTTTATCGGTGGTATCGGTCCTGATGGCCATATCGCTTTCAACGAGCCATTCTCTTCTCTAACCTCCCGCACACGAGTA from the Segatella copri genome contains:
- the nagB gene encoding glucosamine-6-phosphate deaminase; this encodes MRVIIEKDYEKLSKWAADHVVETINRFQPTAERPFVLGLPTGSSPQGMYANLVKAVKEGKVSFKHVITFNMDEYVGLPESHPESYHSFMATNLFNHIDCPKENIHILNGNAENLEEECRHYEQMIEEAGGIDLFIGGIGPDGHIAFNEPFSSLTSRTRVKTLTTDTKIANSRFFDNDPEKVPSLALTVGVGTVMAAREVMILCNGHNKARALQAAIEGPVTQAWTISALQQHQHGIIVCDEIACDELKVGTYRYFKDIEKDNL